The Pseudoalteromonas translucida KMM 520 genome has a window encoding:
- the yfaE gene encoding class I ribonucleotide reductase maintenance protein YfaE: MTDRPTASITLAETSQCLEFSAGCPSILHCLESMKIDAAFQCREGYCGACRATLVSGKVDYNEEPLAFVRDGEILLCCCKPNGDIHIKLK; the protein is encoded by the coding sequence ATGACTGATCGACCTACTGCAAGCATTACGCTTGCAGAAACCAGCCAGTGCTTAGAGTTTAGTGCTGGCTGCCCTTCAATTTTACATTGCTTAGAATCCATGAAAATAGACGCAGCTTTTCAATGCCGAGAAGGTTATTGCGGCGCTTGTAGAGCAACTTTAGTGTCGGGTAAAGTTGATTATAACGAAGAGCCTCTAGCGTTTGTACGCGATGGTGAAATACTGTTGTGTTGCTGTAAACCTAATGGCGACATACATATTAAACTAAAGTAG
- the nrdB gene encoding class Ia ribonucleoside-diphosphate reductase subunit beta: MSYTTFSRKHNNQMEEPMFFGQTVNVSRYDQQKYPIFEKLIEKQLSFFWRPEEVDVSKDRLDFQALPDHEKHIFLSNLKYQTLLDSVQGRSPNVALLPIVSLPELETWIETWAFSETIHSRSYTHIIRNVTQAPELIFDDIVSNDKISERADAVTKYYDDLINSVSLYNLYGEGKHEINGKSVVVNLFELKKKLYLAMMSVNILEAIRFYVSFACSFAFAERELMEGNAKIIKLIARDEALHLSGTQHILNIMQDGKDDPEMAIVAAQCRDEAIKMFVDAAEQEKEWAEYLFKDGSMIGLNKHILCQYVEYITNARMTAIGFPAQFKNNSNPIPWINSWLVSDNVQVAPQEAEISSYLVGQIDSQVDASEFGDFDL, translated from the coding sequence ATGTCTTATACTACCTTTAGTCGTAAACATAATAACCAAATGGAAGAGCCAATGTTTTTTGGCCAAACCGTTAACGTATCTCGTTATGATCAACAAAAATACCCTATTTTTGAAAAACTAATTGAAAAGCAGCTTTCGTTTTTTTGGCGCCCAGAAGAAGTAGACGTAAGCAAAGACCGCTTAGACTTTCAAGCATTACCTGATCACGAAAAGCATATATTTTTAAGTAACTTAAAATATCAAACATTGCTTGATAGCGTACAAGGGCGTTCACCAAACGTGGCCCTACTGCCTATTGTATCGCTACCAGAGTTAGAAACATGGATAGAAACGTGGGCGTTTAGTGAAACGATTCACAGCCGCTCGTACACGCATATTATTCGTAATGTTACCCAAGCACCTGAACTTATTTTTGATGACATAGTTAGCAATGATAAAATTAGTGAACGTGCCGATGCGGTAACAAAATACTACGACGATTTAATTAACTCAGTGTCGCTTTACAATTTATACGGTGAAGGCAAACACGAGATTAACGGTAAATCTGTTGTTGTTAATTTATTTGAGCTGAAAAAGAAACTTTACCTGGCAATGATGTCGGTAAATATTTTAGAAGCGATTCGCTTTTATGTCAGCTTTGCATGTTCGTTTGCGTTTGCTGAGCGTGAATTGATGGAAGGTAATGCTAAAATAATCAAGCTTATTGCCCGCGACGAAGCACTGCATTTATCTGGCACTCAGCATATTTTAAATATTATGCAAGACGGTAAAGACGATCCAGAAATGGCGATTGTTGCTGCGCAGTGCCGCGACGAAGCAATTAAAATGTTTGTTGACGCTGCAGAGCAAGAAAAAGAATGGGCCGAGTACTTATTCAAAGATGGCTCAATGATTGGCTTAAATAAACACATTTTATGTCAGTACGTTGAATATATTACCAATGCCCGAATGACAGCCATTGGTTTTCCTGCACAGTTTAAAAACAACAGTAACCCTATCCCATGGATAAACTCTTGGTTGGTGTCTGATAACGTGCAAGTAGCACCACAAGAAGCTGAAATTAGCTCCTACCTTGTTGGTCAAATAGACTCACAAGTTGATGCCTCTGAATTTGGTGACTTTGATTTATAA
- the nrdA gene encoding class 1a ribonucleoside-diphosphate reductase subunit alpha — protein MNQQLSVSKRDGRKEPLDLDKIHRVIEWAAEGLNNVSVSQVELKSHIQFYDGIRTKDIHETIIKAAADQISKESPDYQYLSARLAVFHLRKKAYGQFEPPRLFDHVTKMVGDKRYDAHLLVDYTEQELDELDEYLDHSRDLNFSYAAVKQLEGKYLVQNRVTGEIYESAQFLYILVAASLFADYPRDTRIAYIKRFYDAISLFKISLPTPIMAGVRTPTRQFSSCVLIECGDSLDSINATSSAIVKYVSQRAGIGINAGRIRALGSHIRNGEAYHTGCIPFYKHFQTAVKSCSQGGVRGGAATLFYPLWHLEVENLLVLKNNRGVDDNRVRHLDYGVQFNKLMYSRLIKDDYITLFSPSDVPGLYDAFFEDQDEFDALYVKYEQDESIRKKRIKAIELFSMFAQERASTGRIYLQNVDHCNTHSPFIAKVAPIRQSNLCLEIALPTKPLDNVNDEEGEIALCTLSAFNLGAIESLDELEELAELAVRALDNLLDFQDYPVPAAKNATMGRRTLGIGVINYAYYLAKNGKRYSDGSANALTHKTFEAIQYYLMKASNELAKERGACPKFNETTYSQGIMPTDTYKRDLDKICDEPLHLDWDALRASIKEHGMRNSTVSALMPSETSSQISNATNGIEPPRGHISVKASKDGILKQVVPEYERLKDNYELLWDIPSNDGYLQLVGIMQKFIDQSISANTNYDPGKFEGGRVPMKVLLKDLLSAYKLGVKTLYYHNTRDGASDAQEDTPDLEDDDCAGGACKI, from the coding sequence ATGAACCAACAGTTATCTGTAAGCAAACGTGACGGCCGTAAAGAGCCACTTGATCTTGACAAGATCCATCGCGTTATTGAATGGGCCGCCGAAGGGTTAAATAACGTTTCGGTTTCGCAAGTTGAATTAAAATCACACATTCAATTTTACGATGGTATTCGTACTAAAGATATTCACGAAACCATCATTAAAGCTGCAGCTGATCAGATTTCAAAAGAATCTCCTGATTATCAGTATTTGTCTGCACGTTTAGCTGTATTCCATTTACGTAAAAAAGCGTATGGCCAATTTGAGCCACCACGTTTATTTGATCATGTAACAAAAATGGTTGGCGACAAGCGCTACGACGCTCATCTACTGGTAGATTATACCGAGCAAGAGCTTGACGAATTAGACGAATACCTAGATCACAGCCGCGACCTTAACTTTAGTTATGCTGCGGTTAAACAGCTTGAAGGTAAATACTTAGTTCAAAACCGTGTAACCGGTGAGATTTATGAAAGCGCGCAGTTTTTATATATTTTAGTCGCTGCTAGCTTATTTGCTGACTACCCTCGCGACACACGTATTGCGTATATAAAACGTTTTTACGATGCGATTTCATTGTTTAAAATTTCATTACCTACGCCAATTATGGCAGGTGTACGTACCCCAACACGCCAGTTTAGCTCGTGTGTATTAATTGAATGTGGCGACAGCCTTGATTCTATTAACGCCACCTCGTCTGCAATTGTTAAATACGTATCGCAACGTGCCGGCATTGGTATTAACGCAGGCCGTATTCGTGCGCTGGGCAGCCATATTCGCAATGGCGAAGCGTACCATACTGGGTGTATTCCTTTTTATAAGCACTTTCAAACAGCGGTTAAAAGCTGTTCGCAAGGTGGTGTACGTGGCGGCGCAGCAACCTTGTTCTACCCGCTTTGGCATTTAGAAGTAGAAAACCTGTTAGTACTTAAAAATAACCGCGGGGTTGATGACAACCGCGTGCGTCATTTAGATTACGGTGTGCAGTTTAATAAACTAATGTACTCGCGTTTAATTAAAGACGACTACATTACCTTGTTTAGCCCCTCTGATGTGCCAGGCCTTTACGATGCATTTTTTGAAGACCAAGACGAGTTTGACGCGCTTTACGTAAAATACGAACAAGACGAATCAATTCGTAAAAAACGCATTAAAGCCATTGAACTGTTCTCAATGTTTGCTCAAGAACGTGCAAGTACTGGTCGTATTTACTTACAAAACGTTGACCACTGTAATACGCACAGCCCGTTCATTGCTAAAGTGGCACCTATTCGTCAATCTAATTTATGTTTAGAAATTGCATTACCAACTAAGCCGTTGGATAACGTAAACGACGAAGAAGGCGAAATTGCGCTATGTACACTTTCTGCCTTTAACTTAGGGGCTATTGAGTCACTAGATGAACTTGAAGAATTAGCTGAGCTTGCTGTACGCGCTTTAGATAACTTACTTGATTTTCAAGACTACCCTGTACCGGCTGCAAAAAATGCCACTATGGGTCGTCGTACTCTAGGAATAGGCGTAATTAACTACGCATACTACCTAGCTAAAAACGGTAAACGTTATTCAGATGGCAGCGCAAATGCACTTACGCACAAAACATTTGAAGCAATTCAATACTACTTAATGAAAGCATCAAACGAGCTTGCTAAAGAGCGTGGTGCATGTCCTAAGTTTAACGAAACAACCTACTCTCAAGGTATAATGCCAACAGATACGTACAAGCGAGATCTTGACAAAATTTGTGATGAGCCATTGCACCTTGACTGGGATGCATTACGTGCCAGCATTAAAGAGCACGGTATGCGTAACTCAACAGTAAGTGCGCTAATGCCATCAGAAACATCGTCGCAAATTTCTAACGCAACAAACGGTATTGAGCCACCACGTGGTCATATTAGCGTTAAAGCAAGTAAAGACGGTATTTTAAAGCAAGTTGTACCTGAATATGAACGTTTAAAAGATAACTACGAGTTACTGTGGGATATTCCTTCAAATGATGGTTACTTACAACTTGTGGGTATAATGCAAAAATTTATTGACCAGTCTATTTCGGCCAATACAAATTATGATCCAGGTAAGTTTGAAGGCGGTCGTGTACCGATGAAAGTCTTATTAAAAGATTTGCTTAGCGCCTACAAACTGGGTGTTAAAACCTTGTACTATCACAATACCCGCGATGGTGCATCTGATGCACAAGAAGATACACCGGATCTTGAAGATGATGATTGCGCAGGCGGCGCATGTAAAATTTAA
- a CDS encoding HAD family hydrolase: protein MASSQSTSPTIEYDAFLFDLDGTLLDTADDLGAALNTVLRSQQLDTVSREIYRAAASNGAAALLAVGFKDKWFEQPQAQLVKQLIDAYAANIAKHTTCFAGIEPLLIELERKNIKWGIMTNKPGFLTDPLVAAIPALKNACVVISGDTLAEAKPSPLPLLHCAKLMDVAPNRCLYIGDALRDIQAGKAAGMHTATALWGYVPNLTEVLSWQADFNWQSPIEGFNHI from the coding sequence ATGGCCAGCTCTCAATCAACGTCACCCACTATAGAGTACGATGCTTTTTTATTTGACTTAGATGGCACTTTACTCGATACCGCCGATGACTTAGGTGCAGCTTTAAATACCGTGCTGCGTTCACAGCAATTAGATACAGTAAGTCGTGAGATATATCGCGCTGCTGCATCTAATGGCGCAGCAGCCTTGTTAGCAGTCGGCTTTAAAGATAAATGGTTTGAGCAACCGCAAGCACAACTCGTTAAGCAATTAATTGACGCTTACGCGGCTAACATAGCCAAACACACCACGTGCTTTGCTGGTATTGAGCCACTACTTATCGAACTGGAGCGAAAAAACATCAAATGGGGGATCATGACTAACAAACCCGGATTTTTAACCGATCCTTTAGTGGCCGCTATCCCTGCTTTAAAAAATGCCTGTGTGGTTATTAGTGGCGATACTTTAGCTGAAGCTAAACCTTCGCCTTTACCATTACTGCATTGTGCCAAGCTAATGGACGTTGCGCCAAATCGCTGCTTGTACATTGGCGATGCTTTGCGTGACATTCAAGCAGGTAAAGCGGCGGGTATGCACACCGCAACTGCACTTTGGGGTTACGTGCCTAACTTAACCGAAGTTTTGAGCTGGCAGGCCGATTTTAATTGGCAAAGCCCTATTGAAGGTTTTAACCATATATAG
- the ubiG gene encoding bifunctional 2-polyprenyl-6-hydroxyphenol methylase/3-demethylubiquinol 3-O-methyltransferase UbiG — protein MTEHQNVDHAEIAKFEAIAERWWDLDGEFKPLHEINPLRLDFIANKTGGLFDKETLDVGCGGGILSQSMARMGAKVTGIDMGQEPLTVAKLHSLETGVHVEYIKVPAEQYASEHPARFDVVTCMEMLEHVPDPASIIHAVAELAKPGANVFFSTLNKTPKAYLYAIIGAEKLLKMVPEGTHDHKKFIKPAQLIAWAEQAGLKVRASAGLSYNPLSKQYSLNTDVSVNYILHFEKLA, from the coding sequence ATGACCGAACATCAAAATGTAGATCACGCAGAAATTGCAAAATTTGAGGCCATCGCAGAGCGGTGGTGGGATTTAGACGGGGAATTTAAACCGCTTCACGAAATAAACCCCTTACGTTTAGACTTTATAGCCAATAAAACTGGCGGTTTATTTGACAAAGAAACACTAGACGTAGGTTGTGGCGGCGGTATTTTAAGCCAAAGCATGGCGCGCATGGGGGCAAAGGTAACCGGCATAGATATGGGCCAAGAGCCTTTAACTGTTGCCAAATTACACAGCCTAGAGACAGGCGTACATGTAGAGTATATTAAAGTACCAGCTGAACAATACGCATCCGAGCACCCTGCTCGCTTTGATGTAGTAACCTGTATGGAAATGCTGGAACATGTACCCGATCCGGCTTCTATTATTCATGCTGTTGCTGAGCTTGCAAAACCCGGTGCTAATGTGTTTTTCTCAACACTTAATAAAACCCCTAAAGCCTATTTGTACGCCATTATTGGTGCAGAAAAGCTATTAAAAATGGTGCCTGAAGGCACTCACGATCACAAAAAGTTTATTAAACCAGCACAGTTAATTGCCTGGGCTGAACAAGCGGGTTTAAAAGTACGCGCCAGTGCTGGGTTATCTTATAATCCATTATCTAAGCAGTACTCGCTTAATACCGACGTAAGCGTAAATTATATTCTGCATTTTGAGAAGTTAGCGTAA
- the gyrA gene encoding DNA topoisomerase (ATP-hydrolyzing) subunit A: protein MTDLAHGILPVNIEDELKNSYLDYAMSVIVGRALPDVRDGLKPVHRRVLFAMNELSNDWNKPYKKSARVVGDVIGKYHPHGDSAVYDTIVRMAQPFSLRYMLVDGQGNFGSVDGDSAAAMRYTEVRMAKMSHELLADLEKETVDFVPNYDGTEQIPDVLPTRVPNLLVNGSSGIAVGMATNIPPHNLTEVVNGCLALIQNPELSILELMDYIPGPDFPTAAIINGKKGIEQAYLTGRGKVYMRARAEIEVDEKTHRETIIVHEIPYQVNKARLIEKIAELVKDKKIEGISALRDESDKDGMRIVIEIKRGDVGEVILNNLYAQTQLQTVFGMNMVALINNQPKCFNLKEMLEEFIIHRREVVTRRTVFDLRKARDRAHMLEGLAIALANIDPIIELIRNSPTPAEAKVALTARSWELGNVKAMLDKAGEDNVARPDWLAAELGIRDGQYFISEQQAQAILDLRLHKLTGLEHEKILTEYQSLLDLIAELLYILATPERLMEVIRDELVEIKAQYGDERRTEINAAAHDISLEDLITEENVVVTLSHEGYVKYQALSDYEAQRRGGKGKSATKMKDEDFIERLLVANTHDTILCFSTAGRLYWLKVYQLPLASRAARGKPIVNLLPLEADERITAILPVREYAEDKYIFMATAFGTVKKTPLTAYSRQRASGIIAVNLNEGDSLIGVDVTDGSNEIMLFTDAGKVVRFKEAEETTVVDENGNPVLDEEGNPEIRFKGVRPMGRTATGVRGIKMPEEQRVVSLIVPKTDGAILTVTENGYGKRTLLEDYPAKSRATQGVVSIKVSERNGAVVGAVQVDDNDEIMIISNRGTLVRTRVNEVSTVGRNTQGVILIRTIDEEQVVGLQRIEEIEVTESDLIDIEDVETVDTVIDEVADDNPPSE, encoded by the coding sequence ATGACTGATCTCGCCCATGGCATTCTGCCAGTCAATATTGAAGACGAGTTAAAAAACTCCTACTTAGATTACGCAATGAGCGTAATTGTAGGACGTGCATTACCAGACGTGCGTGATGGCTTAAAACCTGTTCACCGCCGCGTTTTGTTTGCAATGAACGAGCTTAGTAATGATTGGAACAAGCCTTACAAAAAATCGGCACGTGTTGTCGGTGACGTAATCGGTAAATACCACCCACACGGCGATAGTGCTGTTTACGACACTATAGTACGTATGGCACAGCCATTCTCACTGCGTTATATGCTAGTAGATGGTCAAGGTAACTTCGGTTCGGTTGATGGTGATTCAGCAGCGGCAATGCGTTATACAGAAGTACGTATGGCAAAAATGTCGCATGAATTATTAGCCGATCTTGAAAAAGAAACGGTTGATTTCGTTCCTAACTACGACGGCACTGAGCAAATCCCTGACGTTTTACCGACCAGAGTTCCTAACTTATTAGTAAACGGTTCATCGGGTATTGCGGTAGGTATGGCAACAAACATTCCACCTCATAACTTAACTGAAGTGGTAAATGGCTGTTTAGCACTCATTCAAAACCCTGAATTATCTATTTTAGAGTTAATGGATTATATCCCGGGCCCAGATTTTCCAACTGCTGCAATTATCAACGGTAAAAAAGGCATAGAGCAAGCCTATTTAACTGGCCGTGGTAAAGTGTACATGCGTGCCCGCGCTGAAATAGAAGTAGATGAAAAAACGCATCGTGAAACTATTATTGTTCACGAAATACCTTATCAAGTTAACAAAGCGCGCCTAATTGAAAAAATTGCCGAGCTGGTTAAAGATAAAAAAATTGAAGGTATTAGTGCGCTACGTGATGAATCAGATAAAGACGGTATGCGTATCGTTATTGAGATTAAACGTGGTGACGTAGGCGAAGTTATTTTAAATAATTTATATGCGCAAACGCAGTTACAAACTGTGTTTGGTATGAATATGGTTGCGTTAATTAACAACCAGCCTAAGTGCTTTAATTTAAAAGAAATGCTTGAAGAGTTTATTATTCATCGCCGTGAAGTAGTAACTCGTCGTACTGTTTTTGATTTACGCAAAGCACGTGACCGTGCACATATGCTAGAAGGTTTAGCAATTGCACTGGCAAACATTGACCCAATTATTGAGCTTATTCGTAATTCACCAACACCTGCTGAAGCAAAAGTTGCTTTAACAGCGCGCTCGTGGGAATTAGGTAATGTAAAAGCCATGCTTGATAAAGCAGGCGAAGACAACGTTGCACGCCCAGATTGGTTGGCTGCTGAGTTAGGTATTCGCGATGGTCAATACTTTATTTCTGAGCAACAAGCCCAAGCAATTCTAGATTTACGCTTACATAAGCTAACGGGTTTAGAACACGAAAAGATTCTAACTGAATACCAATCGTTATTAGATTTAATTGCTGAGCTATTATATATTTTGGCAACACCAGAGCGTTTAATGGAAGTTATTCGCGATGAGTTAGTTGAAATTAAAGCGCAATATGGTGATGAGCGTCGTACTGAAATTAACGCCGCAGCACACGATATTAGCCTTGAAGATTTAATTACCGAAGAGAACGTAGTCGTAACGCTTTCTCACGAAGGTTATGTTAAGTATCAGGCTCTGTCTGATTACGAAGCACAGCGTCGTGGTGGTAAGGGTAAATCGGCAACTAAGATGAAAGATGAAGATTTCATTGAACGTTTATTAGTTGCTAATACGCACGATACTATATTGTGTTTCTCAACGGCTGGTCGTTTATATTGGCTTAAAGTGTATCAGTTACCACTTGCAAGTCGTGCAGCGCGCGGCAAACCAATTGTTAACTTATTACCACTTGAGGCAGATGAGCGTATTACCGCTATATTGCCAGTACGCGAGTACGCAGAAGATAAATACATCTTTATGGCAACCGCATTTGGTACAGTAAAGAAAACACCACTAACGGCATACAGCCGTCAACGTGCAAGCGGTATTATTGCGGTTAACCTAAATGAAGGCGATAGCCTAATTGGTGTTGATGTTACCGATGGCAGCAACGAAATTATGTTGTTTACCGATGCAGGTAAAGTAGTACGCTTTAAAGAAGCAGAAGAAACAACGGTTGTTGATGAAAACGGTAACCCAGTACTAGACGAAGAAGGTAACCCTGAGATTCGCTTCAAAGGTGTTCGTCCTATGGGTCGTACAGCTACAGGTGTTCGTGGTATTAAAATGCCTGAAGAACAACGCGTAGTATCGCTAATTGTACCTAAAACGGATGGTGCTATTTTAACCGTGACTGAAAACGGCTACGGTAAACGTACTTTACTTGAAGACTACCCAGCGAAGAGTCGTGCGACTCAAGGTGTAGTGTCTATTAAAGTAAGTGAGCGTAACGGTGCGGTTGTCGGTGCTGTACAAGTTGACGATAACGATGAAATAATGATTATTTCAAATCGTGGTACCTTAGTACGAACTCGCGTTAATGAAGTTTCTACGGTTGGACGTAACACGCAAGGTGTTATTTTGATCAGAACTATTGACGAAGAGCAAGTAGTTGGTTTACAACGTATAGAAGAGATTGAAGTTACCGAAAGTGACTTAATCGATATCGAAGACGTCGAAACAGTTGATACGGTTATTGATGAAGTAGCGGATGATAATCCTCCTTCAGAATAA
- the serC gene encoding 3-phosphoserine/phosphohydroxythreonine transaminase, whose amino-acid sequence MSKYNFCAGPAMLPPAVMKKAQQEFIDWQGLGVSVMEMSHRSKEFLALTKKCEASLRRLMNISDKFEVLFMHGGGRGQFSAVPLNLHQENKSAVYCENGVWSKSATDEANKFTQTTAIDVRNDTDGQFSIKAVADWQLPADASYIHYCPNETVDGLEIFDVPSHPTAPIIADMSSTILSREIDVNQFDLIYAGAQKNIGPSGIAIVIVRKTLLAREGLPKPGILDYALEAKQGSMFNTPPTFAWYLAAEVFQWLEQNGGVKAMEAQNIAKAELLYNFIDNSDFYSNKVAKHSRSRMNVPFWLNDESLNSKFVAQSNEAGLLALEGHRIVGGMRASIYNAMPLEGVQALVDFMAAFAKENS is encoded by the coding sequence ATGAGTAAGTATAACTTTTGTGCGGGGCCGGCCATGTTACCGCCAGCAGTAATGAAAAAAGCACAACAAGAATTTATAGATTGGCAAGGTTTGGGTGTATCGGTGATGGAAATGAGTCACCGTAGTAAAGAGTTTTTAGCGCTCACAAAAAAATGTGAAGCGAGCCTGCGTCGTTTAATGAATATTAGCGATAAATTTGAAGTGCTGTTTATGCATGGTGGCGGTCGCGGTCAATTTAGTGCTGTGCCATTAAATTTACATCAGGAAAATAAATCAGCGGTTTACTGCGAAAACGGCGTTTGGTCAAAAAGTGCAACGGATGAAGCAAATAAGTTTACCCAAACTACTGCTATTGATGTACGTAACGATACCGATGGTCAGTTCTCGATTAAAGCAGTGGCTGACTGGCAATTACCAGCAGATGCGTCGTACATTCACTATTGCCCTAACGAAACCGTTGATGGCTTAGAGATTTTTGATGTACCGAGTCATCCAACAGCGCCAATTATCGCAGATATGTCGTCAACTATTTTATCGCGTGAAATTGACGTTAATCAATTTGATTTAATTTACGCCGGCGCACAAAAAAATATAGGTCCTTCTGGCATTGCAATCGTTATCGTACGTAAAACATTACTAGCACGTGAAGGACTACCTAAGCCAGGTATTTTAGATTATGCACTAGAGGCCAAGCAGGGCAGTATGTTTAATACGCCACCAACATTTGCATGGTATTTAGCGGCTGAAGTATTCCAATGGCTTGAGCAAAATGGCGGTGTAAAAGCCATGGAAGCACAAAATATTGCAAAAGCTGAACTACTTTATAATTTTATTGATAATTCTGATTTTTATTCTAATAAAGTAGCTAAGCATAGCCGCTCGCGTATGAACGTCCCTTTTTGGTTAAATGACGAAAGCTTAAACAGTAAATTTGTTGCTCAATCAAACGAAGCGGGCTTGCTAGCACTCGAAGGCCATAGAATTGTAGGTGGAATGCGCGCCAGTATTTACAACGCAATGCCACTTGAGGGAGTGCAAGCGCTTGTTGACTTTATGGCTGCCTTTGCAAAGGAAAATAGCTAA